From the genome of Capsicum annuum cultivar UCD-10X-F1 chromosome 4, UCD10Xv1.1, whole genome shotgun sequence:
TAGTCCTTTCTTTTGATATCTATCATATCTATTGTTCAATGTGTTttgattatcagattattttgttgttgttcttgttctttcttGTAGACTTTGCATTGTTTCCCTTGTTAGTTTTTATATTGTCTTCACTGTTTCCTTCTCCTTTCTGCTTGGGATTTCTACTCTTGAGCCTAGGGTCTTCTAAAAACAGgttctctacctccacgaggtagtggTGATGTTAGGATCTTTAGAAAAGGATTGAGTTGCAGGGCGATATATAAATTTAGCTCGTTAAAGGGAGTCTGAAACCTTAAAGTTAATGGAAGAGAGAACTCcgatctcttatttttttctggaATAAGACTTACTAATTTATTCCTGCAAAACCCTATCATTATGGAAGTTGGAAACATAAAccctattctaaactaataaCTGTAGCTAACCCTAATCCTTATGAAACTatgaaaaataaatcctattctagagTAATAAAGAAAACTACTACAAATATAATCAAATACTTGATTTGATTGGGCATCCACAACATTACTCCCCTTATGTTGAAAGAAATTGTCCTCAAGCTCGAATTCAGAGCAATCATCTAGAACTTCTGGAATAGTGTCAACCGAATCATCCAATCCTAGACAACTTTTCTTGTGACTGACGTTGATAAATTCAGTTGTACAAGTTTGCCGAAGTGTGACTAATTCGCCCACCGGGTTACTACTTTCAGGAAGTCCAAATTGTTGGAAATAATGTTTTGGAATTGTTTCCAACTTTTTGGGCCCTTTGCTCGTTCAAGTCGATAATACGATAATTGTGCTTCTCCCAACATGTGACACCAACCACTCCAACCTTTTTCTCTTCCGGTGTATGTTGATTTCAAATAACTTTTACAACGATGTGCCCAAATTAATGGGTTGATGGTGCTGCTATAGGTAGGAAAATCCATTTTCTCATACCTTGGTACTGTTGAATGGGAATTACTACTTATTACCACTTGTTGGATGATTCTGATCGGCTAGTTGAATAGGCGGTATATTGCCTTTAGTAACGGGAATTAGTTGATCTGGCGATTGCCAGTCATCGGAGTTATACTCGACTCAGCTCCGTGGGTTACTCCGTGGGTTACTGGTTTTGTGGAGTCAATTCCCAAGCTAGACAATTATTCTTGGATGACTTGGACAATTCTTTTGCCGAGACGTTGTTCTATTGCTGCAATTTTAGAGTTCATTAGGGTTTTTGTAATTGCATGTTCTTTCTGAAATCTGGAATTGATCTCATCGCCCATTGTTCTAGGCTCAATAAGAAagctactaaaaatataattaagtaCTTAATTTGATTGGCTTCCATGCATCCACAACAGGTAAGATctacgtacactttaccctccgcAGATCTCATTGGACATGTTGTCGTTGCTATATTTCTTTACAAACAAGTCACTCCTTCTACTCCCTTCACATGACAACGTATTATCATTTGTTTCAACTATTGTCTAACCTATATCGAGTTGTAGTGGTTCTTATTAAGCAACCAATTTAATATAGTTggcttatcattttttttatgaggtaaataattttattaacaaTTGAAGGAACCTTGTATACAATCTATATACCAAAAAAGAGAGCCTACACCAAAATATGGTTCTCAATAAAAGAGGTCCAATACACATAAGGACCTCAAAAGCTAAGTTGCTCGAACTCGAGCGTGGGTGTCCGATATGGGTGCAGATTTAGAGGTTGGATTCTTCATGATCTCAATTTTAAGATTTGAGGATATGGATCCAAGTATGAGGATTtggctaaaaataattcaaatacctAAAAATGGAATTATAAAACCAAAATTATGAGATATTCCGTGGAAAACTTGAGGAGAAAACATTGATCAAGTGGAGAATCTTGAAAGCAGAACAAAgaaaaagtaataacatagaaaATTCTATATACAAGATATTCCATTTTCTTAGATTTCACCTTAACTTTTGGTTTGATTGCAGAAATCATTAAATCTGTGCGGCGGACTTTCCCTGTTGATTTTGGTTAAAGTACCAAAAATTGGTTGACCAAATTGGGTACAGATCCCACACCGATACCCACACCCATGTCGTGTTGACACGGTTGCGACACCGAAAGTGAAGAGTCGTAGTAACTTAGTTCGAAAGTATACCAAAAAGGAAAGTAGAGACATAAAACtactttgtatttttaaaaagcttGCTCTACTCCTTCGAGGGCACTCCTATTTCGCTCTTTCTGAATGACCCACATAGTTGCTAAGGTTTATACGCTTGGGCCCTTCTTCCCTCTCATATGAGTCTTAACTTTGCTAAGCCTACTTCATTGTGCCTGACATCACCCGTTGCATCCCAAACAAGCTAAGGACCACCCTCTATAGCCTATTAGCCACTTTACAATGCAATGGTAGATGGTCTACATGCTCACCGTCACTCGTGTACATAAAGCACCAACTGGCATAGGTAATTCTCCTTTTCCTCAAATATTGCACTGGTAAAATCATTCCCCTTGCCACTAATCACACAAACTCACATCTCTTGGAACTCCTAGATATCCAAATGGAGTCGTGAGGGAATGAATATTTCTCTCTCACAAGCAAACTCTTATAAAAAGAGCTGACAGTAAATAAGTCATGTTTGTGAGGGAATGAATATTTCTCTCTAACAAGCAAACTCTTATAAAAAGAGCTGACAGTAAATAAGCCATGTTTGCGCTCCCGCCAGATCCATGCATCTGATATGTTGTTTGGTGTCCATCCCATACAAATATTCTGCCAAATTGTGAAATTTCTCCATCTCCCAATCTTGGAAGTTCCTTCTGAGTCTTAAATCCCAGTGAATGACCTCTTCATGAGAACTACAAATTTGTTGGACTGGCATCTTTCTTTGAGAGGAACACAAATATATTAGAAAAGGCTTCTTTCAACTTGTTCTCCCCACACCACTTATTTTCCCAAAACCTAATTCTGATTCCGTCTCCAACCTCAAGGAAATATGTCCACTAAAATCTTCCTGTTCCTTCATAATACTCCTCCTCACCCTGTAAAAGATGTTATACTCGTGATCCCATACATATCGGCTCTCACTCCCCCCCCCAAGCCCCTCTAGTAAGCACTCCCCTCCGCCCCAAATTTCCATATCCACTTCCCTAGAAAAGCTTTATTAAATACCTTGAGATCTTTCAGTCCGAGTCCTCTTTGGAGATGTGATGCTCTCCAATTTAATAGATGAAACTTCATAATTCAATCCGCTGTGTCCCATAAAGTGTTCCACTGAAGTCTTTCCAACCTTTCAGTTACTTTGCCGTAGGCCCGcaaaatttacatgaaatatATAGGAATGCTGGAAAGAGTGCTCTTGATCAATACTTCCTTACCCCCTTTCAACAAGTACCTCTTTTTCCAACCTGCTAGCCGCTTCTCCACTCTCTCAAACACAACACGGGATTCCACACTGCTAGATCTTTACTCGAAGCACTCAAAGGTAAATCCAGATATGTAGTAGGTAGAGTACCCATTTTACAATTCAACACCTGCGCCATCTTCTCAAATATTATCCACCACTCCATCGGTGTGATTTCACGTTTTCTGACATTAATCTTAAGGCCAGACACAACCTGGAACAAACTAAGAATGTTTCAAGTGATCTAGCTCTAGCTGGGACACCTTTGCATCATAAAAGACCAATGTGTCCATCTGCAAATAATAAGTGAGTGACTGTCACATGACTGTGCCCTCTGATAGAAGCATCAAAGCCGTTCAGTAGACCTTCACTGATCCCCCTTTCCTTCATCTTGCTCAAAGCTTCCATCACCAAGATAAATACAATAGGGGGATAAAGGATCCCCTTTTTTCAAACCCTCGAGCTCCCTAAAGAAACCTCAAGGACTTCCATTCACCAACACACAGAATTTGGCTGTGGAAGTACAAAGCTCGATCAATCTCCTCCATGTATCTCCAAAACCCATCATTGACGTAATGGAATCCAAGAAATTCCAATTCACCTGATCGTAAGTTTTCTCAAGGTCCAAGTTACATAAAATTCGTGGCACACCTTTCTTCATTTGGGAATCAACCACTTGACAAAAGATGCATCCAGAACGGTCTTCCTTCCACAAAAGCCTTCTAAGAAGTGGACACCGCCATCCAGAACCTTTTTCTAGTGAATTATCATCTTTTCGATGactttgacccaaaaaaaaataattcttctaGAATCTTTGTTCATCTTCAACCATCAAGTCAGTTATATGGTTAAAAATCTGTCATAAGATTGTTTTACATCTCCACTTTAAAACTCTTTTGATTCACCAACAATCTATGTTGTGGTTACAGGTTAGTATTTCATTCACAAGCAATCTTGTTCTCCATCATGCCCTAGTTTTATTACCCTTCTCTATAGTATGTCTTATTGGCTATACCTTCATAGTCAATCTTCTTTTTCATAGTCTCAAGTTTCTTGATCTATTTACTACATGTTTTGTCAGTTTTCAGAACACACTTCCATTTGATTAGGTGGAGGTACCTTTAGTCTTTTCTAATGAACTAAGGAGCAATTAAGGAGAAATCTCAATCATCTGGTGTCTTTTGTAGAATTCATTCTATTCTCTTCACTGGTGATCATATGCACATTACCTCGTTGTATTTCACTTCAAAGTCCTCTGCTCCACAGTTTGGCTTTTTACATGGAGCTTCAACACTGCTCCTAGGTACGATGAAGCTTATTGCAGTAGGTACATCAAAAGTTTTTCATGCTTGATGACCGAGATTACGTTTTCCCTACTTCTGAATTTGGAGTATTGAAGGCCAATGTTTTTCAGTTTCAAACTTCTACGCTCATTCCTTCAACCAGTGTGAGTGAAACATAATTCTGTTATTAACTTTATTCAGCTTTGATGATTAAGATGACATCATTCAATGAAGGTGAATGCTCTTTCCTccaacatctatttttttttttcatatttcaatcTTGTAaagcaccgtattggggcgggatggatgaagtggtaGCTtgcttcgggggtgttgtgtgataagaaggtgccgcccaaccttaaaggcaaattctacagggtggtagtccgttcggccatgttgtatggagcggagtgttggtcagttaagaactcccacattcaaaaaatgaaggtggcggaaatgcagatgttgtgttggatgtgtgggctgactggggggatagagttcggaatgagactatcagggagaaggttggtgtgactccagtggagaataagatgcgggaagtccgattgagatggttcggacacgtgatgagaaggggcatggatgccccggttcgtaggtgtgagaggctagctttggatggttttaggctgggtaggggtaggccaaagaagtactggggagaggtgattaggcgggacatggagcagttacagttcactaaggacatgaccctagataggaagatctggaggacgcgaattaggtcagaaggctagggtcagtttgggtcgctagtgtagggaattacatggtgggggtattattcttgttatgataccttgtttcatgctttattacgaatctgtttacttttctctgttttctattacttgtgggtgtcgtatttatgttatgccatcttgttccatgctttactatgtatttgtgtagtatttcgtgtctcgagccgggggtctatcggaaatagcctttctacttctttagaggtaagaggtatggactgcgtacatcttaccctccccagacctcactatgtgggaatacactgggtttgttgttgttgttgttgtcaatcTTGTAAAGCAAAAGTAAATATTGCACCTGCTCTGCTGTATGCAGACGATACCTTTATGTTTTGCAACGTGGATGTGTTTCAATCATGCGCTTCAATGGCTCCAAGTAGTCTCAAGACCGAGGATTAACTTAAAGAAGCGTAAGATCATCTTGATGGTGGAAGCGAACAAATTCATTTAGCACCAAGTGTTCAATTGCAGTGATTTAAGACACCTTGGGTGACTTATTTAGGGTTACCTCTAGGAGCATCACAGGAGGAAATATGTTTTCAGGAATCCGGTGATTGGAAAAGTTGAGAAGATGGCAGGGTGACAGAAGAGTTACTTATGAAAATGAGACAAGACGGTATTGATCTAGAGCACTCTATCTATCACTCGTGTATTTCAGGTCTCATGCACGCACACTAATGGTATCAAATAGTTGAAGAGGCTACAAAGGAACTGTTATAAGATACAATAAATGGAACAAAAAAGTTACATATGATGAATCAGGAGGTGGTATCACATCTTTAAATAAGGTATGGTGTGCTCGAGTGATAGATATGTGGGAAGTGGCTTTGGAGGTTCAGCTATTGGATATAGGCTCTGTGGAGGGCAGTGATAACAGACGATGGCAAGAATGTGGGGCGAGGGACTAGAAATATTTTATTATCTGATGAATGTGGACCCTGGGGATATATCATTAAGTGAGATGAAGTTTAGTGATGACATCACTGTTAAAGCTGTcagtgaaataattcaaattttggaAGGATAGGTAGTGTGATAATGATGTAATAATTTCTTTTCGGACTATCGGCAACATCTTGCCAAAAGTATATGATGACTCATCAGGTTTACAGAAAAGGACATAAAGTGGAATATTCATTGGGATTATAAGTTCAGAAAAAGCCACAAGATTGGGAGAGAGAGATTCCAAAccttgatgttttttttttaaattggtaCTGTTAACCTTGATGATTTCTTTATATAAATAAAGCATCACACTGTTGAACTAGGCACTCAGTAATTGGGGTGGAAGGGAAGAGTGGGGTGGGGGATTGTTCAAGGCGAATTCCTAGTATCACAGGTTACCTAAAGGAGAGGATAACGGTTCGTGCACCTGCTTGTTTAGATTTCTGGTGAGCCAAGGGAGGTTTATTTGTTCTTATGATTGGCAGTAAGGAGGTCTTATAAGCGCTGAAAATCTGTCAGGAAATAACAGTTAACTATGTTACTGGTGCTTTAGATGCAAATGATTGACAAGAATTAGAGCACTGCTTGTCATAAGTTAGTTGATGCCTGCTACTATTAAGGACGCAATGCACAATTAAACTttcagaagaaaaagaagaagatgcgcAGGGATGCTGCTCCTTTGAACCATGGGTACTTTGGAGATTGAGGAACAGATGGACTTTTTTGTTTAGTGAATTATTGGTGTACGCACGAGGTCATCTTCAGTTTAGATGAACGGAAATCACTTGTTGAGAACTTTATTTTTCTGTAGGTTCTCAACTCTTTTCCCAGTACTTGTATACCTTCTTTTTTCACATGACAtcagtaaaataattaatttatattacaGAATTTCAATACAAGAATGGACTCTAAAGCATGGACATAACCTTGATCGGGCATGGCTTGAAATTGGGAATAAATACAGATTTTAAATTTGGGAACATAATACCATTAGTACTATAATTTTATGTTCTTGTTTAATTTAACATATAGCTTGAAATCGAcatttataaaataacaaatcatgaaaaacatATTTCATCTTAGCAATGTTATAAGATGGTATACTTTTCATAAAAATTTAGGGGCTACCAAACTATTTAATGTAGGAAACAATCTGCACATTTTGTATGAATTCAGGAAGGCTGGTGTGTAATTCGAGGATACAAGTCTGAGGAGAAAACGGGATCTTCATCAAAAAATAGAACAGGTACATGATAGTGTCTGACGCGTGTCCTCATGTGTGATACTTGTATTGGTGTTTAGGCATACAGTCAGATATAGTAGTACTATATTTGTTGTCTTTTCATATAATAGGTCGATTCTATTGTTTTTAACATGGTATTAATATCACTCGTCTGCAGAATTTAAATAGAAATTCTTTTTAACTCAACGTGTGTATTGAACACAGTCTTAATCTCAGAATGTAGGGTTGATCCAGGAAAAAAGTAGTCTACTATCTTCTTTTGTGTTTTTTTGCTGATGTTCCCGTTTTGGGATGCACTAAGTTTCCTGTGTCCTTGGTCGATCTGTTAGGATTACACAACCTCTTTTTGTGTTTAGACCTATTTCCTAGGTAAATCATCATGGAGCTTCTGCCACAGAGCTTGGATGTGTTTTATGGTGGAGACATTTACATTGGCAAGAGTCTTTATTGATATATTTCTTACTTGTAGATGGTAACCAAATTCTGGAGCCTTTGGGGCTTGAACAGCACTTAAGACCAGCCTTTTCTACTCAACAAGAACCTGTAGCAAATTTGCTGCAACATACCCCTTTAATTAAAGGTGGTAATGACAGTTGCAGAATTTCCAATTCAGATGAAACAAGAGAGAGGATAGATGGTGAGAACTCTTACTATATCATATGGGAACACTGGTTAGTTTGAAGGGAAGATACTTGTATATGGTATTCTGTAGACTCACAGAGATTCGTTTGGAGTTCTTGCAGGAAAAAGAATCCTCATAAATTCTGATGTCCAAGCTTCTGGATGTGAGTGTGGTGAAACAAATACAAAGAGAATCCAGCCTTTTGGTCACGAACTGGATGCTGAAATATTGACTGATGTTAAAGGCAAGGAGGCTGTTGGAGTTCAATTTACTGAAGGAGGTGATCAAGAAGCTGTGAATGATTTAAAGCAAACATCACGAAGGTTTTAGTTATACTGCTGATGCCTTGTTCTTTTCTGTTATAGTTGGAAGTTTTACGCTGCTTTTGAACGTCTCTTACTGGaaattcttttccatatattttaagtAGACCAAGTTTGATACTATCTAGTCTTTCCAGGTTGGATGTTCTCAAGACAAGGCAAAGAAGTTTGTCCCCTGCTGCTGATTCTAGGGGTGGAAGCAAAAGATTAGCAATGAGATGTGAGTTTTTTGCCAGGGGTTGGTGCATCAAAGGGAACTCCTGTAGATTTCTTCACATAAAGGAGCATGTGACTAGCCATGAGAAGGATGGTAGTCTAGATGAGACGATGATGAAAAGCAAAATTGCAGATGACAAAGGTAACCCTGAACTATAGTCCTTGAGGAACTTGTTAACGTGCTTTACTTTGATATTGTGAAGCTTGCTTAACTAATTGGGACGAGGTGCCTTATTGTAGGTTTGGAAGAGAACTGCAAAACGTCTGTACTGGATGGTTCTTCTGATTCAGTACAGTCGGCAGTTAGATCGGGagaaaatctaaaactgagaGAGGAGTTGTATATGCGTACGGGTGGACCTTCGTCCACTCCAGACATTGGAAGAGAGAGTCTTGGATGCAATCCATACTTAGCTGCTTATAGCGCCTCGTCTTCTCAATTTCTCAAAGATGGCTCTTTACATAAGAATAGCCTCCATCATGATCTGCGTCATTGTTCTTCTTCCCGGAAGGTCGATGCCCTTGATGATCAGAGGCTTTTGGATAGTAGCCAAGAATATTCTTCTTCTAGATCCACCTCTTTGCAGCATAAATCTTCAGCATTTCCTAGTTCCAAAGCCAGACTTTCTCAGATTGATTTATCACGGGACACACGACACTCATCTGATTATAGAACTGTTGGGTCTTTTGACGATTGGGAGCCATCTGTTCCTTTTCGACCATCATTCTTGCTTACTCAAATGATTGGATTCCCTGAAAGCCTGTATGATCCTATTCGTGATAGTATTGATCAAAGTAATGTAGGAGATGGGCCCTCAAAATTCTCTACCTCTGGAAAAGGAGGGTCTGTATTAACCAAGCATATGCAGGCAAATGCTGATCCAGTTTCAACAGGAACCTTGGGTCCAGAACAGAGCTCCAATAAAGTTCCAATTTCTGGTCAAATCCACCATAGGGATATATTGCCCGACAACCTGTCCGATAAAGATTTGCCTAGTAATGAAACAGATACAGCAGATACAGCAGTTGCTCATCAGGAAAACATGAATACCTCTTCAAAAGAAGAGAAGCTTTCAAGTTCTGCCAACCTCAAAGGTGTCACAAAAGCAGATAAATTTAATTTATCTACTGAACTACTGCACAGCAGGCCACGGAAAAAGACGCATTTAGAATCTGAAAGGCTCAGACAAGGAAATGAAATTGATACTGATTGGAAGACGGACAGATCTGTGAACAAAGAGTCAAGAGTTATGAAGCAGTTTCATGCTGCTCTTGTGGAATTTGTTAAAGAACTATTAAGGCCAACTTGGAGTGAAGGTCTCATGAGTAAGGATGCTTACAAGATGATAGTCA
Proteins encoded in this window:
- the LOC107868350 gene encoding protein FRIGIDA-ESSENTIAL 1 isoform X1, producing the protein MASSGAAAADPIPMRDEFEEDEEEEYEEIEVEVEEEIEEEEEVEEEEEEEEEEVQAEEEKGEGSIPMNVDDQKEEEEEKGQGSSPLNVAHQKEEAEEEVEAEEEEEVEEEEEEDEEEENGKGSSPLSVDGQKEEEEVQDEVEKGQGSSSLNVDNQKDGNQILEPLGLEQHLRPAFSTQQEPVANLLQHTPLIKGGNDSCRISNSDETRERIDGKRILINSDVQASGCECGETNTKRIQPFGHELDAEILTDVKGKEAVGVQFTEGGDQEAVNDLKQTSRRLDVLKTRQRSLSPAADSRGGSKRLAMRCEFFARGWCIKGNSCRFLHIKEHVTSHEKDGSLDETMMKSKIADDKGLEENCKTSVLDGSSDSVQSAVRSGENLKLREELYMRTGGPSSTPDIGRESLGCNPYLAAYSASSSQFLKDGSLHKNSLHHDLRHCSSSRKVDALDDQRLLDSSQEYSSSRSTSLQHKSSAFPSSKARLSQIDLSRDTRHSSDYRTVGSFDDWEPSVPFRPSFLLTQMIGFPESLYDPIRDSIDQSNVGDGPSKFSTSGKGGSVLTKHMQANADPVSTGTLGPEQSSNKVPISGQIHHRDILPDNLSDKDLPSNETDTADTAVAHQENMNTSSKEEKLSSSANLKGVTKADKFNLSTELLHSRPRKKTHLESERLRQGNEIDTDWKTDRSVNKESRVMKQFHAALVEFVKELLRPTWSEGLMSKDAYKMIVKKTVDKVEHSLHPNQIPNTAESIEEYFDISQPKLAKLIEAYVEKYGKS
- the LOC107868350 gene encoding protein FRIGIDA-ESSENTIAL 1 isoform X2, with translation MASSGAAAADPIPMRDEFEEDEEEEYEEIEVEVEEEIEEEEEVEEEEEEEEEEVQAEEEKGEGSIPMNVDDQKEEEEEKGQGSSPLNVAHQKEEVEAEEEEEVEEEEEEDEEEENGKGSSPLSVDGQKEEEEVQDEVEKGQGSSSLNVDNQKDGNQILEPLGLEQHLRPAFSTQQEPVANLLQHTPLIKGGNDSCRISNSDETRERIDGKRILINSDVQASGCECGETNTKRIQPFGHELDAEILTDVKGKEAVGVQFTEGGDQEAVNDLKQTSRRLDVLKTRQRSLSPAADSRGGSKRLAMRCEFFARGWCIKGNSCRFLHIKEHVTSHEKDGSLDETMMKSKIADDKGLEENCKTSVLDGSSDSVQSAVRSGENLKLREELYMRTGGPSSTPDIGRESLGCNPYLAAYSASSSQFLKDGSLHKNSLHHDLRHCSSSRKVDALDDQRLLDSSQEYSSSRSTSLQHKSSAFPSSKARLSQIDLSRDTRHSSDYRTVGSFDDWEPSVPFRPSFLLTQMIGFPESLYDPIRDSIDQSNVGDGPSKFSTSGKGGSVLTKHMQANADPVSTGTLGPEQSSNKVPISGQIHHRDILPDNLSDKDLPSNETDTADTAVAHQENMNTSSKEEKLSSSANLKGVTKADKFNLSTELLHSRPRKKTHLESERLRQGNEIDTDWKTDRSVNKESRVMKQFHAALVEFVKELLRPTWSEGLMSKDAYKMIVKKTVDKVEHSLHPNQIPNTAESIEEYFDISQPKLAKLIEAYVEKYGKS